One Halanaerobium hydrogeniformans genomic window, CAGTTTCAGAGGGAATGAAAGCAGAAATATTACCTTTAGACCATGGGATTATTGGTAAAAGCTTCCAAAACAATGAAAGTTATCTCGTTTTAGATTCAGAAAAAGATTCTATTGCTAAACCGACTGATAAAACATATAAATCAGCTATATCTGTACCAATTCAAAATTATGGTATTTTCCTGGCGATATCTACTGAAAAGGAAGGTTTTAATCAAAGAGATTTAGAACTTGCTGAGCTTCTTATTGCGAGCACCAAAGCAGCTTTAGATAAACTTTACTACCAAAAGGAATTAAAGTATAAATCTTTTCATGACAGCTTAACTGGCTTATATAACCGGAGGTTTTTAGAAGCAGAACTGCAAAGGCTAGATACCGAAAGACAGCTACCAATAAGTATGATTATGGCTGATTTAAATGGTTTAAAACTTATAAATGACAGCTATGGTCATGAAAAAGGTGATAAAATATTAATAAAAACAGCTGAAATTTTACATGAAACTTTAAGAGATGAAGATATTGTTGCCAGGCAGGGTGGGGATGAATTTGCTATTTTACTACCCAGGACAGATAATGAGAAATTAAATAAAATAATAAAAAGAATTAAAGATAAAGTTGACTATGTAAATAATAAAAGAGCTATTCCAATTTCTATTGCTTTAGGTTCGGCTATTAAAGAAGATCCAGCAGAAGATATAGATGAGATATTAAAAAAAGCAGATGACAATATGTATCAAAACAAACTATCCGAAAGTAAAAGCAGCCAAAGCAAGATTGTTCAAGGATTATTAAATAGTTTAAGTGTAAAAAGCAATGAGACTAAAGAGCATGCGGTAAGAATGAGTAATTTAGCTGTAAAATTTGCTAATAAATTAGGACTATCTAATTTTGAAATAAACAAACTTTCATTAGTAGCAACCATGCATGATATCGGCAAAACTTCGGTTTCAGAAGAAATATTAACTAAGCCAGGCAAATTAGAAGATAAAGAATGGGAAATAATCAAAGATCATCCAGAAAGAGGTTATAAAATTGCTTCTGCAACGGCAGAATTTAAGTTAATTGCAGATGAAATACTTTCTCACCATGAACACTGGGATGGTAGTGGTTATCCCCGTGGTTTAAGTGGAGAAGAAATACCTTATCTGGCGAGAATCATATCAATCATAGATTCCTATGATGTAATGACTCAAGAGCGACCTTATAGCAAAGCCATCTCAAAAGAAGAGGCTTTAGCAGAGATAAAAAGTTGTGCTGGCACTCAGTTTGATCCCAAGTTAGCTGCTAAATTCATTGAGATGATGAATGAGAATTTTTAATCTAATCCCTGGATACAAATATATAAACTTTAAAATCATTGCAATAAGAGCTGGCTTAAAATATACTTTAAGCAAGTAATAATTAATCTCTAAAAATTATAATGATTTTAAAGGAGAGAAAGAAAATGATTAAAAAAATACTGCAAAAATATGAGGAGCTTGTTTTTAGTCTGATTTCTTAATAATTAAATATATACTTTGTAAAACTTTGAAAATTAATCCCTATTTAATCCTGCCAGCTGAATTTTAAAAAAAGCTTGACAAGAGCATAAATTTAAGATAAACTAAAAAAAATCGAAGAATATTAATTAAAAACTTTGATCAGGGAAAGTAATCAAATCTTATCTATTTCAGCGAAGCAGGGTTAGTGAGAGCCTGCCAGTAGGTAGTTTGGTGAAGTTCCCCTGTGAGTTGTCGGCTGAACACAAAAGTAAGCTGGACCGGTTTTCTACCGTTAAGTGGATAGGTTATTGGAATCATTAATATTCCTGTGACTGATGAGTGGGCTTTTTAGCCAAAAAGATTGGTACCACGAGATTATAACCCTCGTTCTTTAATTAGAACGGGGGATTTTTGCATTTATAACTATAAAATTATTTTATGAGGGGGAGATTGATGAAGAATTTAGACTATGCTTATTTAGGACCACCAGGAACTTTTAGTGAACAGGCAATTTCAGCTTACTGCAGCAAATATGGTGGTAAAACACATGCCTGTGATTCTATTCGTGACATCGTTGAGACCATTGTGAAGGATGAGGTTGATCTGGGACTACTACCTTTAGAAAACTCTCTGGAAGGATCGGTTAATTTAAGTCTGGATCTGCTCTACAAACACTCAGAATTAAAACTCTATAGAGAAATCGTCTTACCTATAGCCCATTATCTACTGGCAGCTCCCGGTGTAAAAAAAGAGGATATTAAAAAAATATACAGCCATCCTCAGGCTATTGCTCAATCTGGAGATTATATCAACCGTCATTTAAGTGAAGCAAAGATAGTCTATACTGATAGTACTGCAGCAGCTGCGGCAGAAGCTTTAAAACATGATGACAGGGCTGTAATCGGCTCGATCAGGCTGGCCGATATTTATCAGCTGGATGTTCTAGCAGAAAATTTACAGGGGGATCTTCCCAATGCAACCCGCTTTGTGCTGGCAGCCAAGGCAGATAAAGACTTCAGTGATAAAAACCATCTAGGTAATAATGCAGAAAGCCAATTTAAGACTTCAATCATCTGTGCACCAGAAGTTAACCGGGCAGGTGTTTTACATGAGATGTTGGGAGAGTTCGCTAAAAAAGAAATTGATTTGAGCAGGATCGAGTCAAGACCGACCAGACAGAGATTGGGCGAATATTTATTTTATATTGATCTGATGGGAAGTAGTGAAGATCCTGATTTAATCGAGGCACTTAATGAGGTTGAAGCTATGTCAGGCTATTTTAGGCTTTTAGGTTCATATCCAAAAACAGTGATTAAATAGTTAATCTGTACCTTGAAAAATAAATATTTGGGCGAAAGCGGAACTTTAATTTGACAAATTAAAATTCTCCTGCTATAATACTCATTAATAAATTAAAACTCTAAAAAACTTTGAAAGAGGATCCAGTAAGCTTTAAGCTGAAATACACCTCTTGAGTTGCCAGCTGAAAGTGAAAACGATTAAGCTTAGGCCGTTAACCGGCGTTACTCGGTGCGGAAGTGTTAGCTTCCAGTAGAGATGATCTTGAGAGATTTTTATATTTTTTGAGATTAAAACAGGTGGTACCGCGATTATAATCGCCCTGAGATGGGGCGATTTTTTGTATTTATATAGTAAAATATTGGAAGTAAACAGTTTCTTGGTCTGGAATTTAAAGGCGATAATAATTTGATTAAATTTAAAAAAATTAAAAGATTTTAATGAGAAGAGAGGAGTTTTAAATCATGATAGCAGTACTAAAAAGAAATGCAAGTGAGGCGGACAAAGACAGGGTAATCGAGGTAATTAAAGGTGAGAATTTTGATGTTCACCCCATTCAGGGAGTAGAAAAGACAATTATTGGGGTACTTGGTGATCAGGATAATAGGATTAAATTAAAAGAAAAACTGATGACAATGGGTTGTGTAGAAAAGGTAGTTGTGATCTTAGAACCATATAAATTAACGAGTTGGAACTTTAAACAGGAAAAAACTGTGATCGATTTAGGTGATGGGGTCAAGATCGGTGGAGATGAACTGACAGTTATGGCAGGACCCTGTTCTGTAGAAAGCAGAGAACAGATCCTGAAAACGGCCAGGATAGTTAAAGCTGGTGGAGCTCAACTGCTTCGAGGTGGAGCTTTCAAACCGAGAACCTCTCCCTACTCCTTCCAGGGCTTAGGAGAAGAAGGTTTAAAATATATGGCAGAAGCCAGAGAAGAAACAGGCTTAAAGATCATCACAGAGCTGATGGATATTGAACACATCGATGTTATAATGGAATACACGGATGTAATTCAAATTGGAGCCCGTAATATGCAGAACTACTCGCTTTTAAAGGCGATCGGTAAACTTGATAAACCGGTAATGTTAAAAAGAGGTATGTCAGCTACGATTAAAGAATGGCTGCTGGCTGCAGAATATGTGATGAATGAGGGTAACCATGATGTTATCTTATGTGAGAGAGGGGTAAGAACCTTTGGTGAAGAAACAAGAAACACCATGGATTTAAGTTCCATTCCTTTAGTACAGCAGATCAGTCACTTACCTTTGATCGCAGATCCAAGTCATGGTACAGGACGCTGGGAGCTGGTAACACCTGTTGCCAGAGCAGCAGCTGCAGTTGGGGCAGATGGAATCATGGTTGAGGTACATCCTGAACCTCAGAATGCTCTATCTGATGGACATCAATCTCTAAAACCTGCCAATTATCACCTGATGATGGATGAACTGAGGGCGATTCATAGTTCTATTCATCGCTTTGATGCCAGAGAGAAGAAAATCGCTTATGCCTAGTTTAAAAAAAATAGCTGTTGTCGGGGTGGGCTTGATCGGTGCCTCCCTGGCAGCAGCTTTTAAAAAATATCTTGGAAATGTGAAAGTTTTAGCAGTTGATCAAGATGCAGAAGTGATAAAAAAGGCAGAAAAGCTTGAGATAATTGACAGGGGTTATACAGAAATAGCAGCTAATTTAAATGAAGCAGAGGTGGTTTTTATCGCAGTACCAGTTGCTAAAATCGGGACTGTCGTAAAAGAGCTTGCTGATGATTCTTTAAAAAATCAGTTGATAGTTGATGCTGGCAGCACCAAAAAAGCTGTTATGCTTGAGGCCAGAGAATTTTTAAAAAATACTTCACAGAGATTTATTGGTGGTCATCCGATGGCAGGTTCTCATAAATCAGGTATAGACTGGCATCAGGCAGATCTTTTTGTTGATGCACCATTTATCTTAACCCCAGTAATTGAAAACCCAGCTGGAAAAGACCTAAATCACAATCAAAGTGAAGCAGAATTTTTAAGCAGTTTAAGTTCTGGAGAAAAAGAAGATCTAGAAATTTTAAAAGATATTGTAGAAAAGATAGGTGCTAAAAGCTATTTGATGTCTGCAGAAAGTCATGACCGTAGGACAGCCTTTGTCAGCCATTTACCCCATCTTTTATCTTCGGGTCTGGTTAATCTAATTGCCCAACAGCAAAACAGAAGTAATTTTTTAGAGCTGGCAGGTAGTGGTTTTGCAGATATGACAAGGATTGCTGGTGGTTCAGCAGAACTGTGGCAGGATATTATTCTCAGTAACAGAGAAAATATAGTTAAAGCTTTAACAGAATATCAAGAGATTTTAGAAGAGATAAAAATAACTTTAGAAAGCGATGAGCAGCAAGGACTGTATACTTTCTTAGCAAGAGCAGCAGAAATAAAGGAAAATTAGGAGGAGATTATGGATTTAATAGTAGAAAGAAAAAGAAAAGTTAGTGGAGAAATAAAGGTGCCGGGAGATAAATCTATTTCCCATCGTTCTTTGATTTTAGCCTCTATTGCAGAGGGTGTTAGTAAAATTGAGGGTTTACTTGAAGCAGAAGACTGTTTAAGTACCATGCAGATTATGAAAGATTTGGGTATTAAAATAGAAAAAACAGCAGAAGGCAGTTATCAGGTTCATGGAAAAGGCTTAGATGGACTCGAAGAAGCAGATGATGTTTTAGATTGTGGTAATTCGGGAACTTCGATGAGGCTTTTAACAGGTCTTTTGGCTTCTCAGGATTTTTATTCTGTAGTTACCGGTGATCATTCACTGCGTAAAAGACCGATGCAGAGGATAATAGGGCCCCTCTCAAGAATGGGAGCTCAGATTTGGTCCCGTAAAAATGGTTTGGCTCCGATGAGTATCAGAGGTCAGAAACTTGATGCTATAGAATATACTTTACCGGTAGCCAGTGCTCAACTTAAATCTTCAATCCTGCTGGCAGCCTTAAAATCAGAGGGAGAAACAATTATTAATGAACCGGCAGTATCCCGTGACCATACCGAAAGGATGCTCAAGGGGGCAGGGGTTGAGATAGATATTGAGGAAGATAGAATAGTTTTAAAGGCAGCAGAAAAAAGAAAATTAAATTCTTTTGAAATCAAGGTACCTGGTGACATATCTTCAGCTGCATTTTTCATAACTGCTGCTTTAACAGCAGATGAGGGAGAATTGCTGATAAAAAATGTTGGTTTAAACCAGACCAGAAGCGGTTTTATAGAGGTCGTTCAGGCAATGGGAGGCGAAATCAGCCTTTTAAATAAGAAGGATCAGGGTGGAGAACCAACAGCGGACATACTTGTTAAGGCTTCAGATCTAAAAGCCTGTGAGGTAAGTGGAGAGATAATACCCAGGTTGATCGATGAGATTCCAATTATAGCGGTTTTAGCAGCAGCTGCAGAAGGGAAAACCCTGATTAAAGATGCAGAAGAACTGCGGGTCAAAGAAACAGATCGGATTGCTGCAGTTGTTAGTGAATTTAAGAAATTAGGTATTGAAATAGAAGAACATCCAGATGGGATGACTATAAATGGGCCGGTAGAGGTCGAAGGTGGAATTGAAGTAGAAAGTTATCATGATCATAGAATCGCAATGTCTTTAGCGGTACTTGCCTTAAGAACAAAAAAAGGTTTAACGATTAAGGGTAGTGAAATTATCAATACTTCTTTTCCCAGTTTTGAAGAACTTTTAGCCTCGATTTAAGTTAAGGCAAAATATAGCTTATAATAAAATGATATTATTACGAACAAAGGGAAGGTGAGTTGATGAACAGTTTATTTGATGGAGTATCTGAGGGAGTAAAAAACATGAAGCGTTATCAGGCAGGCAAAAGCATAGAAGAGGTCAAAAGAGAATTTGGCCTGGAAAAAATAGTTAAGCTTGCTTCAAATGAAAACCCCTTAGGACCTGCTCCAGAAGTAATTGAGACAATTAAAAAAGAGGCAGCAAATGTTTATCTTTATCCTGATTCAGACAGCAGAATATTAAAGGAGAGTTTAAGTAAACATTATTCACTGCCCCTTGAAAATATATTTATCGGTAATGGTTCAGATGAGATTTTAGATCTTTTGATGACCCTGCTTTTAAATGAAGGTGATCAAATTGTCCAGGGAGATCCTTCATTTATTAAATATGAATTAGCAGCCAGGTCAAGGGGTGGAGAAAGCATAAAAATAGATTTAGATGAAAACCACCGCCTGCAGCCGGAAAAGATGTTAGAGGCGATCACAGATCAGACCAGGGCCATCTTTATCTGCAATCCCAATAATCCGACCGGAACCGTGCTTGAAAAAAATGAGATCGAAGCACTTTTAAAAAAGGTGCCTGAAGAAGTGCTTTTTGTGGTTGACCAGGCCTATTATGAATACATGACAGCAGAAGAGTATTTTGATGGAATAGAATTGCTTGAGCAGTATCCCAATCTCTTTTTGATGCGGACTTTTTCTAAGGCTTATGGAATGGCAGGTTTAAGAGTAGGCTATGCACTTGGTAATCCCAGGCTGGTTGATTATTTAAATAGAATTAGAGGACCTTTTAATGTTAATAGAATAGCTCAGCTTGCTGCAGTTACAGCACTTGAGGCAGATGATCACCTGCAAAAATGTTATCGGTTAAATAAAAAAGGAAAAGAATATCTTTATCAGGAGTTTTCAGAACTTGGACTGGAATATATTGAGACCCAGAGCAATTTTGTGATGGTAGATACTGGAATGTCAGCCGAAAAAGTTTTTAAAGAACTACAGCAAAAAGGTGTGATAATCAGACCTGGTCATCAATTTGCTATGGAAAGCTGGATCAGGGTAACGATCGGTACCCAGGAAGAAAATGAATTTTTCATGGAGAATTTAAAAAGCTTATTAAAAGGAGAAGATAAATTATGATTGCGGTATTAAAAAATAATGCGACAGAGGAAGACAAACAGAAGGTTATTGATCTGATAGAAGAACTAAATTTTGAAGCTCATCCCAATACAGGGGTGGAAAAAACCATAGTTGGGGTAATAGGTTCACCTGATAATAGAACCTTTTTAAAAGAAAAGTTAATGACGATGAACTGTGTAGAGAAAGTGGTTGTGATTTCTGACCCCTATAAACTGACAAGTTGGAACTTCAAACAGCATAAAACCGTGATCGATTTAGGTGATGGGGTCAAGATCGGTGGAGATGAACTGACAGTTATGGCAGGACCCTGTTCTGTAGAAAGCAGAGAACAGATCTTAGAAACGGCCAGGATCGTTAAAGCTGGTGGAGCTCAACTGCTTCGAGGTGGGGCTTTCAAACCGAGAACCTCCCCCTATTCTTTCCAGGGTTTAGGAGAAGAAGGTTTAAAATATATGGCAGAAGCCAGAGAAGAAACAGGCTTAAAGATCATCACAGAGCTGATGGATATTGAACACATCGATGTGATAATGGAATATACGGATGTAATACAAATCGGTGCCCGTAATATGCAGAACTACTCGCTTTTAAAGGCGATCGGTAAACTGGATAAACCGGTAATGTTAAAAAGGGGTATGTCAGCTACGATTAAAGAATGGCTGCTGGCTGCAGAATATGTGATGAATGAAGGTAACCATGATGTTATCTTATGTGAGAGAGGGGTAAGAACCTTTGGTGAAGAAACAAGAAACACCATGGATTTAAGTTCCATTCCTTTAGTACAGCAGCTCAGTCACTTACCTTTGATCGCAGATCCAAGTCATGGGACAGGCCGCTGGGAGCTGGTAACACCTGTTGCCAGAGCAGCAGTTGCAGTTGGGGCAGATGGAATCATGGTTGAGGTACATCCTGATCCCCAGAATGCTTTATCTGATGGTCCTCAGTCTTTAAAACCTGCCAACTACAATCTGATGATGGATGAACTGAGGGCGATTCATAAAACTCTGGGCAGTTTTAAGGCAAGGGAGAAAAAGATCGCTTTTGCCTAGATAGATGATTTTAAATGATCAAGCTGGATTAACTAAAAAATTATAAAAACAGCCCTTAACTTCAAAAAAGTAGTTGAGGGCTGAGTTAGTATTGAGGAGGATAATTAAATGTTTGAATATTTAACAGCAGGAGAATCACATGGACCCCGGTTAACAGCAATTATCAAGAGTCTGCCTGCCGGGCTTAAAATAGAGCTAGATGAGATAAATGAACAATTATATAGAAGACAGCAGGGTTATGGTCGAGGTGGCCGGATGAAAATTGAAAGTGATAAGGTGATCATAAATTCCGGTTTGCGCCATAAAAAAACCCTTGGTTCTCCCCTCAGCATGACGGTGGAAAATAAGGACTGGCAGAATTGGCTGGAAATTATGGCCCCTGATGGGGAAAAAGGAGAAGCTGTTGAGGCTCTGACAAATCCAAGACCAGGACATGCTGATCTACCAGGTGCTTTAAAATATAACCAACTGGATCTGCGTAATATTTTAGAAAGGGCCAGTGCCAGAGAAACTGCAGCCAGAACGGCTGTAGGAGCAGTGGCCAGACAATTTTTAAATGAACTCGATATCAATATCTACAGCCATGTAGTCCAGATCGGTGATCTTAAAAGCAAAAACTGGGGCCAGCTCAAAGCTGAAACTCCAGAGCGTTTTGATTCCGAAAAAGCCAGGGCAGAATATTTTGCTGAACTTGATAAAACCCCCCTCCGCTGTGGAGACAGCCAAAAAACAGCAGAGATGATAGAATTAATCGACAGTTGGAAAGAAAATGGTGATTCTGTGGGCGGGGTTTTTGAAATAGTTGTGACAGGAGTTCCGGTTGGGATAGGTAGTCATGTTCACTGGGATTTAAAGCTGGAAAGTAAACTGGCCGCCCAATTAATGGGTCTCCAGGCTATTAAAGGTGTTGAAATCGGAGCCGGTTTTAAAGGTGCTTCAATGCCTGGTTCAGAAGTTCATGATCAAATATATTATGATCAAGAAAAGGGTTTTTTCCGCTGTACTAACCAGGCAGGTGGAATTGAAGGTGGAATGTCAAATGGTGAAGAGATTGTGATCAGACTGGCCATGAAACCGATCCCAACCCTTGCTAAGGCTTTAGAAACAGCAGATTTGATCTCCAAAGAAAAACGCACAGCAGCCAAAGAGCGCTCTGATGTCTGTGCAGTACCAGCTGCCTCAATAGTTGGAGAAGCAATAACAGCTTCTGTGCTGGCTGAAAGCTGCAGCAGCAAATTTGGAGGAGACAGTATGGAAGAAATCAGGCGCAATTATGAGAGCTATTTAGAATATCTAAGCAATTTCTAAGCTTAAATATATAGTTTTTTAAACTTTCTCTCACATTTTCATCACATTCATCGATTATACTTTTATTTAAGAAATGAGAAAGGAAGTGGATAAACATGAAAAAAATATTAGTATCACTCTTAATTATAACTGTTCTGATCGTACCGACATCTGTTTTTGCTCAGGAAATGGATATGACTCCTGAGGAACCAGTAGACTCTAGTATAGAAGAAGATATCGGTGGCAACATAGTAGCTGAGGTAAATGGTGAAGAGATTACAGATCAGGAGTTAGCCCAACAGGCTAATGTAAATCAACTGCTGCAGGAGATCGCGCAGATAGATCAGCAGTTAGCACAGGTTCTTGTTGACTCGGAAAGTGGTAATGAGGTTCTAGACGAATTTCAAAAACTTAAGCTCGATGCTTTAATCGATAATGTACTTCTTTCACAACAGGCTGAGGAACTTGGTATAGAGTTAACTGACGAAGAAGTTGACGAAATTTATCAAGCTCAAAAAGAATCGATCAAACAGCAGAATGATTTAAGTGAAGAAGATTTCTTAGCTGTACTTGAAAATCAGGGTTTCGAATCTGAAGAAGAATACAAGCAGGCTTTTGCAGATAATCCTAGTTTAAAAGTAAATAAACTGATCGAACAGGAAGTTCTGGGAGATTTCGAAATTTCTGAAGAAGAATTACTTGAAGAATATGAAGCTAATGAAGAACAATTTACCCAGGGTGGAGAGACTATTCCTTTTGAGCAGATTAAACCTCAGTTAGAACAAATGATGATGCAACAGAGACAAAATGATGTTATCAATGATTATATAGAAGGATTAAGAGACGACGCAGAAATAGAGATAATGATTTAACTACTCCCTATAAATTTGTATATGAACTGAGAGCACCCTGCTGATTTTAGGCAGGGTGTTTTCTTTTTTTCGGCTAAGGTGATAAAATATTACTTAGTAATTAAATTATATCCCTGGAGAGAGGTGGCTGCAGATGAATAAAAAAAAGGTTTTAATCATAGATGATGATCCACATATAAGAGAAATACTGGATGACTACTTAAATTTTGAGGGTTTTGATGCCTTTTTAGCAGAAGATACCGAAAAGGGATTGAAAATACTGCAGGAAGAAAAAGTAGATATTTTGATCCTCGATATAATGCTTCCTGATGAAGATGGCTGGGAGTTTTGTCAGAAGATAAGACCGGAATATGATCTGCCGATCATATTTTTAAGTGCCAAAGATAAATCGGTTGACAAAATAACCGGCTTAGAGCTGGGTGCAGATGATTATATAACCAAACCCTTTAGCCCCAGAGAGGTTGTTGCCAGAATAAAAGCTGTTTTGAGAAGATATAATAAAGCAGCAGAAAATGCAAAGATCATTAAATATGGGGAACTGATAATTAACCGTGAACAGCATCTAGTGAGTTTTCAGGGAGAAAAGATAGAACTGACTCCTAAAGAGTTTTCACTACTCTGGCACCTGGCTGAAAACCCCAAAAAAGTTTTTAGAAGAGAAAGGCTGCTTAAAGCTGTCTGGGGTTATGATTATTATGGTGATGTTCGCACGGTAGATACCCATATCAAATCTCTGCGCAAAAAACTGGGTGATAAAGCAGCAGAGGCAGTTGAAACTGTCTGGGGGGTGGGATATAAATTTGATGATCAGAAACTGGAAGAGCAATAGTCTTTTTTCTAAATTGTTATTTAGATTTATAGTTTTAGGATTGATTTTAATAGCTGTTTTCGGCTTTATAATGATCTATTATCTGGAGGATTTCTTTTTCAGCAGCAAAGAAAATGAGGTGTTATCTAATTTAAATGAGATAAAAGAAGATCTCGAAGAACCTCTACTCACAGAAAACGAGGCAGAGATCAACCAGATTTTGAGCCTGACCGCCAGGATGAACAGAGGCCAGATCTGGCTGTCAGATCGGGCAGGCAACATACTCTATTCTTATCCTTCCCGGGAGGATGAACAGGTTAATTTTGATGGTTTTGCCAATATTTTTGATAATAAGATGCTTTCCAGCCGGGTTGAGCCAGAGGGATTTGACAATCCGATGGTTTTAAATGCGATCTCCATGGAAGCTGGAGATGAACAGTATGGACTGCTGTTTTTCAGTTCTGTTGATGGGATCACCTCAACTATCAATCAGGTAAAACAGATTATGTTTTATCTGGCAGTTTTTTCAGCTTTTCTGGCCCTATTAATAGCTTATTTATGGTCTAAAAGTATAGCTAAACCCCTAAAAAATATCACCACAGCTGCCGAGGAGATAAGCAGGGGTAACTTTACAGAACTCCCGGTCGAACAGAACACGGCCGAACTTAAAAATCTGGCTGTCAGTATCAATAATATGTCACGCAAGTTAAAAAAGAACCTCAATAATCTGCGGGAGGAAAAAAATAAGCTTAATCATATCTTATCAGGTATGGATGAAGGTGTGCTGGCTTTAAATAAAGAAAGAGAAATCATCCTCATTAATGATGCCTTTAAAAAACTTTTTTCAATTAAGGTGGAGGGAAGCAATGAACTACTCGTTCAATACAGAACCGAAAGTGTTAATATAAATGAAGATAATTTAGAAAATATCCTTTATAATCAGGAAATAATAGATTTTATAGAAAGTACTATAGTTGAGCAAGAAAGCAAAATAATGGAATTAAAGCTGCAGCAGCCGGAAGAAAAATATCTTCTCATCCACAGTACGGCTATTTTTCGGGGAGATGAGTTCTGGGGGGTAGTTTTAATATTCCAGGATATTAGTGAGAGATGGCGTTTCGAAAAACTTCAGAACGATTTTGTGGCAAATGTATCTCATGAATTAAAAACACCGCTTTCTTCTATCAGGGGGGCAGCTGAGGTTGTTTTTGATGGTGCGGTTAGCAGCGAAAAAGCTAAAAATAAATATTTAAATATGATAATAAAAGAAGCAAACCGTTTAGAAAAAATGGTCAATAATATTTTAAGCCTTTCTGAGCTTAAATCTGATTCACTTAACAAAACCGAAGTAGAGTTTTCTGATTTTGTTTACAATTTAAGTGAAAATTATCGAGAGGTAAATAATATCAAGCAAAACTTCGAATATCAAATAGAAAAAGATATAAAATTAAAACTGGACAGTGACAAAATCAAAAGGGTGATAATCAACCTCCTTGATAATGCAGTTAAATATTCTCCTGCTGAGGGAGAAATCAAGTTGAAGCTTAAAGATCTAGGTTCTCAGGTTAAGTTTGCAATCGAGGATCAGGGTCCCGGGATTCCAGATGCAGAATCAAAAAACATCTGGGAGAGGTTTTATAAGATCAATAAGAAAAATTATAATAATAAAAAGTCAGGCAGTGGTTTAGGTCTGGCAATCTCTAAAGATATAA contains:
- the pheA gene encoding prephenate dehydratase; the protein is MKNLDYAYLGPPGTFSEQAISAYCSKYGGKTHACDSIRDIVETIVKDEVDLGLLPLENSLEGSVNLSLDLLYKHSELKLYREIVLPIAHYLLAAPGVKKEDIKKIYSHPQAIAQSGDYINRHLSEAKIVYTDSTAAAAAEALKHDDRAVIGSIRLADIYQLDVLAENLQGDLPNATRFVLAAKADKDFSDKNHLGNNAESQFKTSIICAPEVNRAGVLHEMLGEFAKKEIDLSRIESRPTRQRLGEYLFYIDLMGSSEDPDLIEALNEVEAMSGYFRLLGSYPKTVIK
- the aroF gene encoding 3-deoxy-7-phosphoheptulonate synthase, whose translation is MIAVLKRNASEADKDRVIEVIKGENFDVHPIQGVEKTIIGVLGDQDNRIKLKEKLMTMGCVEKVVVILEPYKLTSWNFKQEKTVIDLGDGVKIGGDELTVMAGPCSVESREQILKTARIVKAGGAQLLRGGAFKPRTSPYSFQGLGEEGLKYMAEAREETGLKIITELMDIEHIDVIMEYTDVIQIGARNMQNYSLLKAIGKLDKPVMLKRGMSATIKEWLLAAEYVMNEGNHDVILCERGVRTFGEETRNTMDLSSIPLVQQISHLPLIADPSHGTGRWELVTPVARAAAAVGADGIMVEVHPEPQNALSDGHQSLKPANYHLMMDELRAIHSSIHRFDAREKKIAYA
- a CDS encoding prephenate dehydrogenase; the protein is MPSLKKIAVVGVGLIGASLAAAFKKYLGNVKVLAVDQDAEVIKKAEKLEIIDRGYTEIAANLNEAEVVFIAVPVAKIGTVVKELADDSLKNQLIVDAGSTKKAVMLEAREFLKNTSQRFIGGHPMAGSHKSGIDWHQADLFVDAPFILTPVIENPAGKDLNHNQSEAEFLSSLSSGEKEDLEILKDIVEKIGAKSYLMSAESHDRRTAFVSHLPHLLSSGLVNLIAQQQNRSNFLELAGSGFADMTRIAGGSAELWQDIILSNRENIVKALTEYQEILEEIKITLESDEQQGLYTFLARAAEIKEN
- the aroA gene encoding 3-phosphoshikimate 1-carboxyvinyltransferase, whose product is MDLIVERKRKVSGEIKVPGDKSISHRSLILASIAEGVSKIEGLLEAEDCLSTMQIMKDLGIKIEKTAEGSYQVHGKGLDGLEEADDVLDCGNSGTSMRLLTGLLASQDFYSVVTGDHSLRKRPMQRIIGPLSRMGAQIWSRKNGLAPMSIRGQKLDAIEYTLPVASAQLKSSILLAALKSEGETIINEPAVSRDHTERMLKGAGVEIDIEEDRIVLKAAEKRKLNSFEIKVPGDISSAAFFITAALTADEGELLIKNVGLNQTRSGFIEVVQAMGGEISLLNKKDQGGEPTADILVKASDLKACEVSGEIIPRLIDEIPIIAVLAAAAEGKTLIKDAEELRVKETDRIAAVVSEFKKLGIEIEEHPDGMTINGPVEVEGGIEVESYHDHRIAMSLAVLALRTKKGLTIKGSEIINTSFPSFEELLASI
- the hisC gene encoding histidinol-phosphate transaminase, which encodes MNSLFDGVSEGVKNMKRYQAGKSIEEVKREFGLEKIVKLASNENPLGPAPEVIETIKKEAANVYLYPDSDSRILKESLSKHYSLPLENIFIGNGSDEILDLLMTLLLNEGDQIVQGDPSFIKYELAARSRGGESIKIDLDENHRLQPEKMLEAITDQTRAIFICNPNNPTGTVLEKNEIEALLKKVPEEVLFVVDQAYYEYMTAEEYFDGIELLEQYPNLFLMRTFSKAYGMAGLRVGYALGNPRLVDYLNRIRGPFNVNRIAQLAAVTALEADDHLQKCYRLNKKGKEYLYQEFSELGLEYIETQSNFVMVDTGMSAEKVFKELQQKGVIIRPGHQFAMESWIRVTIGTQEENEFFMENLKSLLKGEDKL
- the aroF gene encoding 3-deoxy-7-phosphoheptulonate synthase yields the protein MIAVLKNNATEEDKQKVIDLIEELNFEAHPNTGVEKTIVGVIGSPDNRTFLKEKLMTMNCVEKVVVISDPYKLTSWNFKQHKTVIDLGDGVKIGGDELTVMAGPCSVESREQILETARIVKAGGAQLLRGGAFKPRTSPYSFQGLGEEGLKYMAEAREETGLKIITELMDIEHIDVIMEYTDVIQIGARNMQNYSLLKAIGKLDKPVMLKRGMSATIKEWLLAAEYVMNEGNHDVILCERGVRTFGEETRNTMDLSSIPLVQQLSHLPLIADPSHGTGRWELVTPVARAAVAVGADGIMVEVHPDPQNALSDGPQSLKPANYNLMMDELRAIHKTLGSFKAREKKIAFA